The Pedosphaera parvula Ellin514 genomic sequence AATGGTACCGTATATATCGCTCCGGGCAGCTCCTATCTCCAGATCAACGCCCATGGTTGCCTGACAATGAATGAGGGGCCGCGCGTGAATTATCGTAAACCCTCGATTGATGTCTTATTTAATTCATTGGCCCGCCACCACGGATCTCAGGTGATGGCTTTCGTCCTGAGCGGCATGGGAGAGGACGGCGCTGTCGGCGCCTTGGCCATTAAGCGCGCTGGAGGAGCCGTCATCGCCCAGGATGAGGCGAGCAGTATTGTTTTCAGCATGCCGGAAGCCGCGATCAAGGCCGGTGGGGTGGACCAGGTCCTTTCAGTTGAACGCATGGAACGATTGCTTTTACAACTTGGCCGGAAAGCTGCTTCCTCTGCCTCGAGGCCTCCTGCCTATAACCGTTTGTTGCAAAATTGATGCATGCCATGACCAACAATCCTTCTCTTTCTTCCCTGGTCCCCGGTCATGGCGCGGAGAAACCGGCAACGGCTTCCCGTCGGAGTCCGGCTCATCATGTTTTTGCTGCAGAACAGCAAGCAGTTGCTTGCCCTGCCCACAACAGCGACGGTCCCTTAAGGTTTTCAACTCTGCTCAGCCAACCAGGCGAGCGTTCAAGGAAGGTCGGGCGTCTTGTAACAAAAACTGGCAACCTCACAGTCATTTCATTGCACGCTTTGTGGGGGCTGCCACCTCAACCATCACAATCACATTTATCGTCCGCACTGAGAGATGGCAGCGGCCCTGCGTTGAGAGCTGTGACCTCTTGGGAGGAATTATTGCTCGCTATTTTGGATGCAGGGAGCTTTCCTCAAGTCGGAAATCAAATCGACCACCTGTGTGATTCCATATCACCACAATGCCGATGAAAAAGAAGAAATTTGTTCACCAGCCAGACAGCGAGCAGTTGCTTGAGTTGCGACGCCGCGAGGAAGAGATCGCTGCCAAGCCATCGGCCGAGTGTTATCTCAAGCTTGCAGACGACTACCAAAATCTTGGCCTCAACAAGGAATCAGATCGTCTTCTACAGTTGGCCGAATCACTCGAGGGCGGTGACCGGGCTCACGGCCATGACCATTCCAAAGGGCTGATGTCTGGTGCCGCCAACCCGGTCATGATCGCCGAGGTAATCCAGATTCTGAGTCGAACGACGCTCACCGGTGATCTTTCAATCGATGCGAAGACAGAGACCTTTCACCTCTACTTCGATAAAGGCCAGATAATCAATGCCTCGAGTGAACACTATCCTCCAGCTCTGAAATCATTCTGCATGGCGTTACGCGTGACCTCCGGCACATATCGTTTCGCGGAAAGGCCGGTGGACAAGATCGAACGCTTGATTGAGGGCAATACGGAAGTTCTTCTACTCAATGCCATGTATGACAAAGATCAGGAGCTTAGCCAAAAATCCGGCACCTGAGTTCTCCTGCCAATCCGCGCCGCGCCGTCTTTAGTTTCAACGGGGCGGTCAGCATTTCACTGTCAGGATGGAGTATTTGCAGGAAATGATGTCAGATCGAGCACTTCGTCCGTTGCCAGGAAGAGATCCAGTTCCAGGTGCTTTCCTGATTCGCCGCGGCAGTTCCTGCCGATGTTCGACCACCTAACTTGACCACCCAACGATTGCTGGTTTGGTCCCACACTTATTCGGAAGCATCAGCCATGATTCTCGTTCTGGTTGTTGAGGGAAATTCAGTGCAATTGCCCGCGATATTTGCTGTCGAGCAGATTGAATCCGGAAATCAATGATCGCTGATTTTGACGTGGCTTTTCCGGTTGCGCCCTTGAGATTCAGTGAGACAATCTAATGTTGGAAAAACCAGCCTGAGTCCAACCAATTGGACCACTGTGCCCATTGATCTATAACCATCGGTTGCAGGCGTTGATCGACCTTCCTCCACTTGGTTTGGAGTCGATATCTTTGTCCGCCGGCCTTGTTGTTCTGCAGGTGCTTGACAACGGCCTCGGTGCGAGAACTGACATGGAGCTTACGGCAGGTGGCGCATACGTATTCACGAGCTGTCTGAATACTGATTCCCATGCGATCTGCGATCTCCTTGTAGCACCAAACTAACCCTGCAAGATTGCTGTTGGCAGCCTCCATTACAATATTTCATGAAGGAATTGTTCAGGTAAAATGAATGGAAAAACTGTTTGCAAAGTTCAAGCTTGACCATTCCTTCGGCGAGGATGGTTTCATTCTGGTAAAGACTATAAACGGTTTGTCTTACCTTGGCTTTTAGCGGTGGGTGAACACAGGGATGAGTGTTCTACATTGTCTAAATGCTGTTTCGCACTGTCCAGCTTTAAGGCGTCAATGGCCGATCGTGGCCCGGCCAGGTTCAGCCCGTAAATCCACTCTTCGCCATTAGGGCAAGTAATCGTTTCCCTGCCAGCCACATTTCCGCTTATGCCCTAACAGGGCACTATTCTTGGCACAGGTTTTGCGGGTCTGAGGTTGGGCGACCTGCCTCCAAATTGTCAGGCTAAGTGGATTGATAATCCTGGAAGCCAGTCGATCGATTTGCAGGTTATAGAAGGTCCCCAAGGTCTTGGCATGGCTCAAGCGCATAAACAGTGAGAATCAAACAATATAATCGTTCAACAGCCTCAATTGAAAGGGCCGGTCAGTGTTTCGGGGACAGGGTCTCGAAACATCCCTGCAGCTCCTGCCTATTGAGATACCAATAGTTTTATGAAAAAAGCTCCCATTCTTATATTTCTGTCTCTGCTAACCTGTTGCACAGAGGTTTGGGCGGATGATCCTGATGACCAGTACGTCGCGATTTATAAACTATTCGAACAGGCCGACTCGCTGAAGGAAAACGGGCAGCCTGCACTGGCATTGGCCAAATATCGGGAATCGCAATACGCTTTGAAGAATCTTCAATTTCGATACCCTGACTGGAATGTAAAAGTGTTTGTTTACCGCCAGCACTATCTGGCAAATAAGGTATCCGAACTTGCCGCCAAGGTTCCTCAGTCTGAACAAAACAGCAATTCAACGACAACTTTGGATGTCTCTGAATCGTCCAGAAATGGTTTGATGTCACCCGCGATTACCGGTGCTGGTGATGATTCCCCGGCTCTACCTGTTGATTCCGGAGAACAAATCAAAGCCTTGGAGAATCGTATGTACGAAAAAGAACTGGAGAGCAGGGCCTTGCAATTGAAGCTCAAGGAGACTCTGACAACCAAACGGGCTGTGGCAAGCCCGGAAGAGGTGACCAAGTCAACGGAAAGAATTAACGAGCTCAAAAAGGAAAACGAGCTGCTCAAGGCCACTTTAGACCAGGCAAAGAAGAAAGTCATTGTTACTGCTTCGGACGGTTTGAACCAGAGTCGCCAGTCCCAAGCCGAAACGAGTCAAAAACTGAGCGAGTTAGCCCGGACCAATGCAGGATTGACCCTCGAACAGGAAGTGTTGCAGGGGAAAATCAAGACTTTTGAACAGCAGATTGCCGATTTAAAGCGCAAGGCCGCTGCGGCAACGCAGAGTGAGGACCAATCCAGGCAGTTGAAAGAAGCTCGGACCAGAATCGCCAGCCTCCAATCTCAACAAGAGGCTATGCAGCAGGAAAAAATAGACCTTCAAGAGAAGATGAGGAGACAGGAACGGACATTAGTAGTGCCTGCATACTAAGACTGTTTCCAGCATTCATCCGGGCGTCGTCCATTTGAAAATGGCCGGCTCAAAATTGCCTCGCTTCCAGCAAGCGTAGCTACTTCCCATTATTACGTAAGCAGCCTCCGAACTCCCACTTTGAAGTTGCAAAGAAAGGGTGTTCTTTCTGTATGGCTGGGCCATGAATGGTCATCAAGTGATCAAGTCCCGGTTATGCAACTCGATCTTCTCCTGAGACGGGTTTGAGTGCTAATACACACGAAGCCATCACCAGGTTACCAATTTCAGAACGAGATTCTTCAGGGCGAGAGACCACAAATATATACTGCCAACTCACATTCCGAGATTCATGATGTGACAGCAGCAGGACTGGGGAAGATATCGAAAATCTCTAAACCAGTATAAGAGTCTGACTATCAATGGTGCACCCGGTAGGATTTGAACCTACAACCTTCTGATCCGAAGTCAGAAGCTCTATCCAATTGAGCTACGGGTGCAAAATTTACAGGTCGGAAAAGCCAGGCAAGCCAAATCCTCGACCACGATTCGATTGAGCCACACTCGACCGAATATTTCAATATGCATCTGCAATGAAGATGATTTCATGACCGGCTTCGGGTTTCGCAAAGAACGGAAATGGGAAAACTGAATCGAATGGGCTCGCCTTAAGCACTTGGCAAAGATCTTAAGTCCCATTAAGTAATCCCCCTGAATGAGCCAGTATGAAGAACGTTTCGGCGGCATAGGCCGTCTTTATTCTGCTGCGGGGTTGGAGCGTATCCGTTCCGCTCACGTCTGTGTGATTGGCATCGGTGGTGTGGGTTCATGGGCTGTCGAGGCCCTGGCCCGTTCTGGCACGGGTGAGTTGACGCTCATTGATCTCGATGAGGTCTGTGTCAGCAACGTGAACCGCCAGCTGCACGCTCTGGATGGCGAGATTGGAAAATCGAAAGTCGAGGTGATGGCCCGGCGAACTCAAGCCATCAATCCCGAGTGCAAAGTTCATGCCGTGAACGCTTTCTTTACGGAATCCAACGCGCAGGAAATCCTCGCTACCCGCTTTGACTATGTGCTTGATGCCATCGATAGCTCTTCTAAAAAATGCCTGATGATCGCGCTGTGCCGTGACAAAGGCATTCCCATTATCACGACCGGGGCTGCGGGCGGTCGTCGTAATCCCGCCGCCATTCAACTGGTTGACCTGACCCAATCCACAAATGACCGTCTCCTGCGGGAAACCCGAAGCAAACTGCGCACCCGCCATGGTTTTCCACGCGGCGAAAAAAAGTTCAACGTCGCCTGTGTCTGCTCAACGGAACTCCCGGTTTATCCCTCTCAGGATGGTTCGGTATGCCCTCAACCCGAACCAGGCACTGACCACCGGCTCAATTGCAGCAGTGGCTTTGGCAGCGCAACTTTCGTGACTGGCGCTTTTGCCTTTCTTGCGACTGCGCATATCGTTCACGAGATTGCGCAACGTGAAAAATAACTGTTGTCAAAGAACTAATCCAGCAGCCTGCCAAACAGTTTCCTAAAGTTCTCTTCAGTTCTCTGCCTCAGCACATCCGCCTGCTCATCCACCAGCTCTGCTACAAAACGATAGATGGCCCCAATGTTAGCCGGGTTGTTCACTGCTTTTCCTGAACTTTCACCAGTGATCGGAAAGTCGGTATATTTTTCCGGCGGCAACATGTCCGGTGCATCGGTCTCGATCAGCAATCGGTCACGCGGCACCTGCCGGAACACCTCCTGTTGCCTGCCTTTTCGTTCCTGGGCAAAATGTCCAGAGATTGAAAAGTAGGCGCCCAGTTTTGCGAGCGGCTGAATCATCTCCTGCGGTCCGCCATAGGAATGGAGCAAAAAACCACACTGCGGTCGAGGTTGTTCCTGTAGCAGTTCCAGCAGCCTTCCCCAGGCGCGCAAACAGTGAATGCTCACCGGCAGGTTTCTTTCAGCAGCCAGCCGTAATTGCCATACAAACACTTCCTCCTGCTGCGGCAGATCGTAATCTTCGATCCATCGATCCAGTCCGATCTCTCCAATCCCTGCCGGAACCTGATTTAGACAAGTCGTCAATTTTTCCTGCCAATGAACAGAACGTTGAGAGACGTACCATGGATGCAAACCAAATGTGGGAATGACCATGCGGTTGTTGCGAGCCAATTCCAACACTGCCGGCCAATCCTGCTCCTGGGTGCCATTGACAACCATCTTTGCGACGTTCAATTCGTTCAATTGCCTCTGTATCGTGCCCAAATGAGGAGAAAGCTCGGTGGCCTGCAAATGGTTATGAGCGTCGTAAAGTGCCGCACTCATTCAAGTTTCCTTTTGGGTTCTGAAACTGAGGTCAATTGAGTCTGGGCATAATCGCGGATTTTTTCCCAGACTCGTGCCAAGCCATTCCGCCGATTGGGGGTTAAATGTTGTGTGATTCCTACTTCAGCCAAAAACGAGGGATCATGGCTCACAATTTCCAAAGGCGTCAGATCACTATAAAAATTGCAAAGCACCGTGGAAATACCCTTCATGATGGCGGATTCGGAATCCGTGTGAAAATAACATTTTCCCTCTTTAAACTCCGACACCAGCCACAGTTTTGCCAGACAACCTTCCACGCGATAAGCATCGATCTTGAACGTTTCCTTCAGCGGCTCCTGTCTGCGGCCTTGTTCCACCACGTAGGCAAATCGTTGCTGCGCATCTTTGAAGTGCGCGAGCTCGGTTAGCAATGCCTGCTTCTTGTCTTTGGCTGTCATGGTTGTTAAAACGTCATTTGCCGAGGCAGACTAGCATCAGGCTCATTACAACACCAGATTGGGGTAATTAGGTATCCAGAGTGATAAATCTACCGGTTGATTCTTCACGTTCCTCTGGCATTTTGTATTATGAGTGCGAAGACATCCACAGTGTCGGTGCCTCGGGACCTCGAAAGGTGCATCAACCCACCGCGTGTACTTTCTTTTAATTTGAAGGATGACGGCAGCATACCCAACAACCCGAAACTACCTCTGTTAATTTATCATCAAGCTATTGATCTAGCTGAGCGCCGAGATCCCGCCTCCATTTTTGAGCGTTTGTTTGCCGCTCACGACTGGGAAGGTTCCTGGCGAAATGGAATTTATACGTTTCACCACTATCACAGCACCACCCACGAAGTCCTTGGTATCTACAATGGCTCGGCCACCGTCCGCTTCGGTGGTGAAAATGGTATCACGCAAAAATTGCGCTACGGCGATGTCGTTATCATTCCAGCTGGTGTGGCTCATAAAAATCTCGGTTCGAGTGCCAACCTTGGAGTTGTCGGCGCTTATCCTGGCGGCCAACCATGGGATATGAATTATGGCCGGAAAGGCGAGCGTCCGCAGGCTGACCATAATATCGCGCACGCTCCATTCCCTGAAGCTGATCCCATCTACAGTCATGAGGGCCCAATCTTCCAATATTGGAACAGTTAACCTCCAGTCTACTTCGTCACGGCTACGTTTCGTGTCGCCGCCCATTGTCCAATATCCTGTTTGGAAATCGCCGCCGCCATAAGCTCCGGAAACAAATCGGGGGTGCAGGCAAATGAAGGAATCTCCATGCCGGCAAATGCTGCGGCGTGTTGATGATCAAACATCGGAGCCCCGTCATCATTTAACGCCAGCAAGGTCACCACCTGCGTCCCCGCAGCTACAATGGATCCCATGCGTTTCAACATTTCCTTGCTGTTGCCACCTTCATAAAGATCGCTGATCAATACAAGAATTGTGTCCTGCGGTTGGCGGATCAATCCCTGGCAATAGCTCAATGCCTTGTTGATATCCGTACCACCTCCCAGTTGCGTGCCAAACAACACATCCACCGGATCACTCAGCTTATCGCTTAAATCCACGACTGCCGTATCGAACACCACCATCCGCGTTTGCACTGCTGGCAGCGATGCGAGTACCGCGCTGAAAATTCCCGCGTAAACCACCGAAGTTGCCATCGACCCACTCTGATCCACGCACAAAATAATGTCGCGAAGCGATGAGCGCTTGCGTCCGTAACCAATCCGTGTTTCTGGGACAATCGTGCGATACTCCGGTTGATAATGTTTCAAGTTGGCCCGAATGGTGCGGTTCCAATCAATTTCATTGTGCCGCGGCCTGCGATTGCGTGTCGCGCGATTCAAGCTCCCCATCACCGCCTGTCGCATCGGATTCGCCAGTTTCCGTTCCAACTCTTCAACTACCTTCCGAACAACCATCCGTGCCGTTTCCCTAGTCTTGCTCGGCATGATGTTTTTCAAGGCCAACAGATTCGCCACCAGGTGCACATCCGGTTGGACTGCCTGCAACAATTCCGGCTCCAGCAACATCTGCTGCAGATTCAATCGTTCCAATGCATCCTTCTGCATCACCTGCACCACTGTTGAAGGGAAGTAAGTCCGAATATCTCCCAGCCAGCGCGAAACGTTGGGATTCGAACTGCCAAGTCCGCCCTTCCGCTCGGACTCATAAAGCGCACCCAATGCCTTGTCCATTCCAGCGTCGGTTCCGGACAGCCCAAAGCCTGTCCCGTCTGCCTCATCTCCACCCAAAACCAACCGCCACCGTCTCAATCTTTCCTCTTTATTCTGTGTAGCTGTGGACATGGTAAATTCCCTTTAGTTTTCAATTCCCAACAACTTTGCAACCAACGGCAGAACCTTCGCTGCGCGTTCCTCGTCGAAATCCATCTTTTGCACCTGGCTTGCAAGCTTTGACGTTCCGCTCCGCACTCGTTCGCCCATCTGCCTTCTTTCGGGTGCGGAGAAGGTCGAAAAAGTTCTCCGCAGCAGAGGCAGTAATGCTGTAAAGGTTTCATCCTTCAACTCGCAAACCCACTCATCCAACACCTGCCACAACGATTCATCGTGCAGGAGCAACAATCCGCTTCCTTTGAGAAAACCTTCCACCCAGGCCGCCGCCTGAACAGGCTCATTCGCGGTGGATAATGCCAATCCCATCCGCCGCGCCGATTCCTCCCGGCTGAAAACTCCCGCATCCATCAGCAGGCGACAACACCGCCCCGCTAACAATCCGTGAATTCCTTGCTGCTGCGAGAGTTGTTTTAAAACTGTCTGCCACGCCTTGAGATACTCTTCCTTTTGCAACAGTGAGAGCGCACTTTGAACCGCCAGCAAACGTTCGAACATATCTGCTGCCGCCTCATCATCCAGCGAAGCACATGCTACCGGCAACCCAATGCAAATTCTCGCCACCAATCCCGAAACAATCTGATCGATCAACGTCGAGTCTGTCTGACGCACGTTGCCATATCTTAAAATCTGCGCCAATGGCGGCAGCGCGGCCATCAACTGCGGCACATCACTCGCCACCGCTGCTTCGTTTTGCAGCCGGACCATGATATGCCGAATCGCATCAGGCAAATCAGCCAGCAACGTTTGGTCCAACAACGCCGTCAATTCCGGCAACGCCGGCGCCTCCTCTGCCAATTTATACGCCCGACCCGACGCCGCACTCGCCACCGTGTTTCCCCAAATGGCTGCCTCAATAATCGCGACCGCAAATTCCGGCTGCCATCGCACGCGCCACACTTCGTGAAAAGTCCCTTTCTTCCCGCTCGCCCGCTCTGCCTGGCCCCATGGAATGTTCAATAAATTCAGTCGATGCAACAATTGGCTCCGTCCAAGATCCGTATCTTTGCGTAAGTCCAGGTCCAGCATTTTCTCCAAAGCCTCCGGCGGCAAACGCAGTCGTTTCTGCTCGCGTTGCAAATCCTGTTGCAATGGCACCACCGGCGTTTCATCCGGCACTTTGCCCAGACGCTCGCTCACCACGAGCTTGTCATGGATCAACCGCAACGGCAGATGTTCGCCGTGACACAAAACCGTTTGCGTTGCTTCATTTAATTCGGGCAGGCCGGGCAGGGGACGACTCCTCACTGCCGCCAACGACTCCGCCAGCCGCACGGTTTCAATCACGCTAGCTGACGACGCATCCAAATCTTCTCCGCGCAGCAGATGCGCCACCCGCGTCAGCCACTTGATGATAATATCCTGCGTCTCCGCGTTCCTGCCTTTCTTGCCATCCCGGCAATCCCACAGGTGCTGATACCATCCCGGCGATTCAATCCCCGCGCCATAACCGCTCGCAAACGCCAGCCGCCCGTAAGTCCACGGCACCCACGTCGCCTGGACCTTCACTTTCAGCAATCCTTTCAGCAACTCCGCGTCCTCCTTCGCCGCTGGCATTTTCGTCAATGCCGGCGCATGCCAAGCTCCACACACAACCGCTATTCGCTGAAATCCTTCCTTCTCCGCCACGCGAATGGTCTGCCGCATGTGCGCTTCACGTCGTTGCTCGCGAAGCGGATTGAGTATCGCCAATGAAGATTCCAACGACGCCTCGCGTAATGCCGTCATTGCCTCCAGAATCGCTTCAAACAGTTCCGTGCTATTATGCCGATGCTCCACCATGTGTTCCCACCAACGCTCGCTGTCGCTATAACCCGCCGCTTCCGCCAGGTGGGCGAGGGGATCACGTTGCAACAAGGCTTTCAAAGCAGGTAACAATGCTGGCTCTATCGGCTGTTCCTGAGTAATTTCGCATTCCTCACACTCTGCTTCCGCATCGGCTTCATCACCTTTGACTGCGATCTCCTTTGCCTCCAAAGCTTCCTCCGCCAATTGATGTGTCAGCGGCAAATCCATGAAGCGCACCGGAACATTTTTGCCGAAGCCATATCGCAGGGCCTGCCATTCGGGCGAGAACACCGCAAACGGATAATAAACTGCCTGCTTGGGATTCTCCGGCACATAGACGAGCAACGCCACCGGCGGTTCCATCTGTTCATGCATCAGCAGCGGTAGCGCTGCTTCCGCATCGGGTGGACCTTCCACCAAAATCATGTCAGGCTTCAACGCTTCCAGCGCCTCGCGCAAACTCCGCGCTGAGCCGGGACCATGATGTCTTATACCAAAGATATGAACCGACATGGTGATATCCTTCCTGGCTCAATCGTGATTTTTGCAAGCCCGGTACAAATCCTTCCAACCGTCCCGCTCCTTCACCACGGTTTCCAAATATTCCTGCCACACAACCCGGTCTTGAATCGGATCCTTCACCACCGCTCCGATCAAACCACTCGCCACATCGGCCGCCCGCATCGTTCCATCGCCAAAATGCGCCGCGAGTGAAAGCCCATTGTTCACCACTGAAATGGCTTCCGCTGTGCTGAGAGTTCCCGTGGGCGATTTCACCTTGGTTTTTCCATCCGCTGTCGCTCCGCTGCGTAACTCGCGAAATACCGTTACGATCCGCCGTATCTCCTCCAAGGCTGGTGGTTCGGCCGGCAATTCCAGCGCGCGCCCCAAACTCTCCACCCGCTGTTGCACGATGCTCACTTCTTCCTCGATCGAATCCGGCAGCGGCAGCACCACGGTGTTAAAGCGCCGCTTCAACGCGCTCGAAAGTTCATTCACCCCGCGATCCCGATTGTTTGCGGTGGCAATCACATTGAATCCTTTCACCGCCTGCACTTCTTCTCCCAGTTCAGGAATTGGCAGTGTCTTTTCCGACAAAATCGTGATCAACGAATCCTGCACGTCAGCGGGAATGCGTGTCAGTTCCTCGACCCGCGCAATCTTTCCCTCCTGCATCGCGCGCATCAATGGACTCGCCACCAGCGCCTTCCGCGATGGCCCCTCCGCCAGCAACCGCGCATAATTCCAACCATAGCGCACCGATTCCTCACTCGTTCCCGCCGTGCCCTGCACCAGCAACGTCGAGTCCCCCGCAATCGCCGCCGCCAG encodes the following:
- a CDS encoding DUF5682 family protein, yielding MSVHIFGIRHHGPGSARSLREALEALKPDMILVEGPPDAEAALPLLMHEQMEPPVALLVYVPENPKQAVYYPFAVFSPEWQALRYGFGKNVPVRFMDLPLTHQLAEEALEAKEIAVKGDEADAEAECEECEITQEQPIEPALLPALKALLQRDPLAHLAEAAGYSDSERWWEHMVEHRHNSTELFEAILEAMTALREASLESSLAILNPLREQRREAHMRQTIRVAEKEGFQRIAVVCGAWHAPALTKMPAAKEDAELLKGLLKVKVQATWVPWTYGRLAFASGYGAGIESPGWYQHLWDCRDGKKGRNAETQDIIIKWLTRVAHLLRGEDLDASSASVIETVRLAESLAAVRSRPLPGLPELNEATQTVLCHGEHLPLRLIHDKLVVSERLGKVPDETPVVPLQQDLQREQKRLRLPPEALEKMLDLDLRKDTDLGRSQLLHRLNLLNIPWGQAERASGKKGTFHEVWRVRWQPEFAVAIIEAAIWGNTVASAASGRAYKLAEEAPALPELTALLDQTLLADLPDAIRHIMVRLQNEAAVASDVPQLMAALPPLAQILRYGNVRQTDSTLIDQIVSGLVARICIGLPVACASLDDEAAADMFERLLAVQSALSLLQKEEYLKAWQTVLKQLSQQQGIHGLLAGRCCRLLMDAGVFSREESARRMGLALSTANEPVQAAAWVEGFLKGSGLLLLHDESLWQVLDEWVCELKDETFTALLPLLRRTFSTFSAPERRQMGERVRSGTSKLASQVQKMDFDEERAAKVLPLVAKLLGIEN
- a CDS encoding DUF4388 domain-containing protein, translating into MKKKKFVHQPDSEQLLELRRREEEIAAKPSAECYLKLADDYQNLGLNKESDRLLQLAESLEGGDRAHGHDHSKGLMSGAANPVMIAEVIQILSRTTLTGDLSIDAKTETFHLYFDKGQIINASSEHYPPALKSFCMALRVTSGTYRFAERPVDKIERLIEGNTEVLLLNAMYDKDQELSQKSGT
- a CDS encoding LuxR C-terminal-related transcriptional regulator; protein product: MEAANSNLAGLVWCYKEIADRMGISIQTAREYVCATCRKLHVSSRTEAVVKHLQNNKAGGQRYRLQTKWRKVDQRLQPMVIDQWAQWSNWLDSGWFFQH
- a CDS encoding tRNA threonylcarbamoyladenosine dehydratase, whose product is MSQYEERFGGIGRLYSAAGLERIRSAHVCVIGIGGVGSWAVEALARSGTGELTLIDLDEVCVSNVNRQLHALDGEIGKSKVEVMARRTQAINPECKVHAVNAFFTESNAQEILATRFDYVLDAIDSSSKKCLMIALCRDKGIPIITTGAAGGRRNPAAIQLVDLTQSTNDRLLRETRSKLRTRHGFPRGEKKFNVACVCSTELPVYPSQDGSVCPQPEPGTDHRLNCSSGFGSATFVTGAFAFLATAHIVHEIAQREK
- a CDS encoding SufE family protein, producing MTAKDKKQALLTELAHFKDAQQRFAYVVEQGRRQEPLKETFKIDAYRVEGCLAKLWLVSEFKEGKCYFHTDSESAIMKGISTVLCNFYSDLTPLEIVSHDPSFLAEVGITQHLTPNRRNGLARVWEKIRDYAQTQLTSVSEPKRKLE
- a CDS encoding ATP-binding protein yields the protein MNALREHAEQQYAEELSKLAKVDTKTRPPRWQLSPWAVATYLLGGKLDDGFVVSPKYIGNRRVIEIAIATLATDRALLLLGVPGTAKTWVAEHLAAAIAGDSTLLVQGTAGTSEESVRYGWNYARLLAEGPSRKALVASPLMRAMQEGKIARVEELTRIPADVQDSLITILSEKTLPIPELGEEVQAVKGFNVIATANNRDRGVNELSSALKRRFNTVVLPLPDSIEEEVSIVQQRVESLGRALELPAEPPALEEIRRIVTVFRELRSGATADGKTKVKSPTGTLSTAEAISVVNNGLSLAAHFGDGTMRAADVASGLIGAVVKDPIQDRVVWQEYLETVVKERDGWKDLYRACKNHD
- a CDS encoding TatD family hydrolase translates to MSAALYDAHNHLQATELSPHLGTIQRQLNELNVAKMVVNGTQEQDWPAVLELARNNRMVIPTFGLHPWYVSQRSVHWQEKLTTCLNQVPAGIGEIGLDRWIEDYDLPQQEEVFVWQLRLAAERNLPVSIHCLRAWGRLLELLQEQPRPQCGFLLHSYGGPQEMIQPLAKLGAYFSISGHFAQERKGRQQEVFRQVPRDRLLIETDAPDMLPPEKYTDFPITGESSGKAVNNPANIGAIYRFVAELVDEQADVLRQRTEENFRKLFGRLLD
- a CDS encoding VWA domain-containing protein yields the protein MSTATQNKEERLRRWRLVLGGDEADGTGFGLSGTDAGMDKALGALYESERKGGLGSSNPNVSRWLGDIRTYFPSTVVQVMQKDALERLNLQQMLLEPELLQAVQPDVHLVANLLALKNIMPSKTRETARMVVRKVVEELERKLANPMRQAVMGSLNRATRNRRPRHNEIDWNRTIRANLKHYQPEYRTIVPETRIGYGRKRSSLRDIILCVDQSGSMATSVVYAGIFSAVLASLPAVQTRMVVFDTAVVDLSDKLSDPVDVLFGTQLGGGTDINKALSYCQGLIRQPQDTILVLISDLYEGGNSKEMLKRMGSIVAAGTQVVTLLALNDDGAPMFDHQHAAAFAGMEIPSFACTPDLFPELMAAAISKQDIGQWAATRNVAVTK
- a CDS encoding cupin domain-containing protein codes for the protein MSAKTSTVSVPRDLERCINPPRVLSFNLKDDGSIPNNPKLPLLIYHQAIDLAERRDPASIFERLFAAHDWEGSWRNGIYTFHHYHSTTHEVLGIYNGSATVRFGGENGITQKLRYGDVVIIPAGVAHKNLGSSANLGVVGAYPGGQPWDMNYGRKGERPQADHNIAHAPFPEADPIYSHEGPIFQYWNS